The sequence CgtacagagaaaaagagggtcCGAAACCACCGAGGAGGCTGGTGTGGAGAAACATCATACTGATGTCGCTGTTACATATCGGAGCGCTTTATGGACTGATTCTCATTCCCACAGCGTCGCTTTTAACCGTTGCATGGTGTAAGTATTCACTGCACGCTGTGGCtttgcagattttttattttttcctaatttttattttttggggttggttttctctctgtcactccctcCAACCCAGGATCCCAGCTAGAGAACAGAATGTGCTGACCCAGTGTGTTCATTGCAAAGTGGGTACAGTTTGGTTTTACACTGGCTGTCTTAGTGAGTGGGCTTGTATTTGAATGTGGTTGGCCTAATAATAGTATTCCATTATACACATGCTTGTAAGACCCTTGATCTATTTTAGCCCACCTTTAAGAGCTCAAACCTATGTAGGCAGGCTGTTAACTATTTGCTGTGGACATTCCTGTTTTATCCCAGTTTACAAACATCTGAATTTCATTTGTGGCAGCCACAGGCCAAACTGGTTACAGAATCATTAGAATCTGGACCCTATAGGTAGACTGTAGAGGCATGACTTGAATTACTGAACAGTCTCAACTTTGTTTCCACTCTGGCACTTGCAtaattttcccctctctttgcAATGCTGAGCTGCATATTATTTCACTGGGGAAGACAAAGCACAATCACCATTCCAATAGACATCCCATTGTGAGCTGCATGGCACCGCAACAGAACGTCCTTTGCCAGTTGCAGGCCCCCGGTTCTCAAATCCTTGGTAGCCTTGTCTGGCTTCACATAGAAACACATTCAGCAGATTTAGAACAACAAATGTGAGAGGGCAGACCTGCACGCTCCCACTGTCCCATCTCTCAACATAAACAACTCccccaggagagagagatggactgGGATGGAGCATGGAAAGAACAAGGTGTCCCAGCGACTCTGCTGTCATGGGTGTAAAATTTATCATTTGTGTGGCAGTATAAGAGTTTCCCCTGAAGGtatcttctctctcctctagcTGTAGTGTGCTTCCTCATCAGTGCTCTTGGTGTGACTGCTGGTGCACACAGACTATGGAGCCACAGATCCTACAAGGCTTCCTTTCCTTTGCGAACTTTCCTCGCTCTTGCCAATTCCATGGCATTTCAGGTAAAATACctcaataaaaagcaaaaaccagAGAATACTGTATTGCATCAGTGGGAAGTGAGGTCATGTAGCCCCATTTATGCTGCAGAAGGATTTATTCTGTTTTGCTAAATACGAAAACAAATTAATGTTTTAGAAATTGCTTTCAGAAATAAAGAGGGAATTGTGTTTCTAACTGATAGTGTCAAATCTTAAATATTGCAACGGTGCTAGTAACATGCCTGGTATGCAAATGATTGTGTATGATTTTAGTAAAATTATTTAATCTGAGTGATGTACATTATTCTGTTGTCTGTGGATGATCCCTTAATCTGGCTGTCCCAAACGTGTCtaacctctccctctctgtctctctctctgtctgtctatctgcctctctctcacttcacctctgtgtgtgcagaatgACATCTACGAGTGGGCTCGGGACCACCGTGTCCACCACAAGTACTCTGAGACAGACGCAGACCCCCACAATGCCATGCGGGGCTTCTTCTTTGCCCACATTGGCTGGCTGCTGGTGCGCAAGCATCCCGACGTCATTGAGAAGGGCCGCAAACTGGACCTGTCTGACCTGAAGGCAGATACAGTGGTTATGCTCCAGAGACGGTATGTAAGTCCACAAACATAAGTTGAACTTATGAAGCTCAGATATTAAAGGGGGAGGGCACTGGTATTAAAGGATAATTATGTAATTACAGTTTTATAATTTTTAACCTGGGCCTTATTTTCTGTAGCTATTACGATGATTGATTTGGTTGATAAGTTTCATCATGTACTCCACTGCAGAGCTTCACATACCATTAGATTGCCAGTAGCACTGCTATCACATCTAAAAGCACCACACTAAATTGATAATCTCCAACATCTGAGTgcaaaaagtgattaaaacacCTTCTTCCAGCACAATAGCAGTCACACTGCGGACCTTAACTCTAAATCTAGTATCCCATTATCCATTGCCTGaaatttgaatattttgtgGTTTATATGTTCATAACATGAGCTTACTGATCAGGAGACTTTTGTCGCTGTGGTCACTGGATGCTAAGCAAACCCAAACtgccaaatatgaaaatatattggcATTATTGTGTTGAGAGGATGTGTTTTAATCACTTTTGGATACAAAGGTCGGTGAATATGCATTGTCcctgtgtatttttattgaacATCAGCATTTCTGGCAACCTGGAGGATTGTACAGTAAGTAATTTTCAGTGCAATCTATCATGATGATGACAGAAACAAGGCAAATAAGACCCAGGTTGAACAACGATCAAATGGACACTTCCCATGACAGATGCTTTACTGAATTAGGCTCACAACAGAGCAAAAAGTATGAACGGTAGCTTCCAGTGTTCTTGAactagaaaaaaatggaaagaatgtACATCAAGATAGACTGCATGTGACCGTTTAAATGATGTAAATGCATCCTCGTGCTTCCAGGAAGGCAATGACGGCGCTGTGGTTGGAGACATGATTAGAGTGCACTGTGTTATCAGCCGCCCTGTCGTGCAAAAGATTGTTGTGTTTACTCCAGGTGACAGAAAATGCATAACCGCAGCAGCCACACTTGagctgtgcacatgtgtgtcagAGTTCACCACTTCATCACTGTTCCATCGCGTTGCACATGTCTTGCAGACGGGAGTCAGTTCACCTCTGACCCAGTCTGTGTAGGAAGCTGTAGTCTGAGTGGCCGTGAAAACACTTAGGGACAGATCCACCGATAAGGGATGCCAGTGGTGCCAGAGACCAAATCACACCATGCCCACACAGTACACTGGGCCTGGTCATTTGTCAGCACGTCTACTCCTCTGGAAGCAGTCCCAGATTTGCACTGCTCTGCTCTCAGGGAAAGGGGATTAACATTCACCAGAGCCACCCGATCAGAAGATGTTGTCAACACCCAAATTGAAGTGCAAATTGTTTGGAGATCCCTATTGGGATTAATAAAGCTTTCTAatctaaatctaatctaatctaacatGTTTATTATTGCCAGCTCACTGATCCAATCGAATTTCAGAAGACATGGTTAGAGTATGGATATTTTTTCGACCTATCAGTCAAATGCctgctttttaaataaaaaattatttgaTATAAAACTGGTTTTCATGCCAGGAGAAATTGATGATCACTCTTTTGTTTACAGGGATACATCAATtagctgttctgttgttttttctttaccatATGCCCATGAACAGTATTTGTAATTGTCTAAAAGTCTCAATTTGCTGTTCTAGCCTCTGACACAGATCCCATCTGATGAATTGCTAAGTTATGGATGTCGCTCTCACCTCAGGTACTACAAACTTTCGGTGGTGGTTCTGTGTTTCCTGGTTCCCATGTTGGTGCCCTGGTACCTGTGGGGTGAATCCTTGGTTGTGGGATACTTCCTCCCTGGACTCCTGAGATACACGCTGGTGCTCAACGCTACCTGGCTGGTGAACAGTGCCGCACACATGTGGGGAAACAGGCCTTACGACAAGACCATCAACCCTCGAGAAAACCCATTTGTTTCCTTCAGTGCCGTAGGTAAGGAAAGAGTGCAAGCTGCTGGAACCCTTTATTATAACTTATTTcctcattaatttatttaagtCGTGCTATTCTTGTTGTCTAATCTGCTCATGTCATGATGGCGTGAGCATTTCTGTgtaattttgtgtctttttgtgtttttgggaaATTTGGTGGTTTCATTACTCACTGAATGCTTGTCATGGCCAATTTACTACAATGGGGGCTCTCTTAAAGCTGATGTAGTCTGGCATTCAAAGTGGGGCGGAACTTGCTAATCCAGtggctgctgtttattttgtccTGTATATCCCTGTTTTAGTATGGAAACAGGGAGGTGGGCAGCTTTGTGGCTCTGCATTTACCCGTTTTGTAGAGCTGGGTACAACAACGTTGGTTCTGCACTGATCAACATTAGAAGCACAGCTCTAATATGATAAACTAATTTGCATAGATACACACATCTATACATGGCTGTATAACAATATTaggaaaacatcatcagtcAGCTGGTTCTCATTCTAAAGACTGTAACTAATGCAAAGATCAAATCTATTTTCAACCCTATACAGTATAactttgatgtaaaaaaaaaaaaaaaagaaaagaaaaaagaaaaaaaaagactggtaaagtattttttttgtcaaatattCACACCCTGATATCctacatttaaatttacagattttacaaaaatggaaaatcagtattttaatgaatggaacatattaaaaaaaaaaagcaaatttgaCAGGGAATTTGCATAAAGGTGTTTTGGGCCGAATTTTCTTGTGGCTTCTGCTGACAACCAGATGTTACAGATGCTCTATGTATTGTTCTGTAAGCAGATCCAATATTATGAGAAATTTCATGATTTACACTTAAAGGTGATAGTATACCTCACTAGGGATCATAAACAGAACAGCTTAACAAACTGTGCGATAAAAAAGTATGTTTTCTGACTGCCTGAAgcaacacacaagaaaaacataGCCTTAACTGGCTCCTCTGGGTGATCACACAGATCTGTGTAGCTGTCAACCCACAGGGCCAGCTCTCCCCATGCAGTGTGTCTTAGAAAAAATTCCCTGCAACACTTAAATCAAAAGTAAGAGTGTGCATATTCACCATTCGTAATGTACAACATGGCATCTGAGAGGCTGTAACAGTTGATTCAAGGAGTCACCGAGTTCAAtaagttggatttttttctctttctctttcgttCTGTCTAGCTTGAAAccttttatctattttttatgaCATCCTACCTGTTGTTGCTACTCAaagtctgtttctgtttatttatttgttttttgttttctgtaatctTAAGCCTGTTTAACCAGGAAGTCTCCTTAGAGTGAAATCTCTTTTCATGTCTTTCATTCCATGTTGTTTCTAGCTTCTTGGCTGCACCCAGAGTTGCCAAGCAGAGCGCATGTCATTAGTCATTGTGTGTACACTCATTACTATGACAACGAAGGCCATAATGACAGCAGCAGTCTAGACGAACAAATTTGATCTTATCATTTGTAAACTGCCATTTGGACAGCGAGCCTTATAGATGAGATTTGAGAAACTAATTGGATTTGTCTGCCACCTGAGCAAAGCCTGGGGATCATTACTGGGAGTTTCAACAGATCACTGTGATTACATATTAGCAAATGTGCCTTCTACTGATGTTTGGAAAATGGACTCATGCATTTAAACTTGCGTACTCGCTAATCAGTGCACGTTCTCCTCTTGTTATGTTCATAATATGTCTTTGATTTTGTCAGCGTTTAGCACAACACTGAATGTCTGTCCCTGTGTCTGATTTCCAGGGGAGGGTTTCCACAACTATCACCACACATTCCCCTTTGACTATGCCACCAGCGAGTTTGGCTGCAGGCTGAATCTCACCACTGCCTTCATAGACACCATGTGCTTCCTGGGTTTGGCCTCGGACTGCAAGAAAGTATCAAGGGAAGTCATCTTGGCTCGGATGCAGCGGACAGGTGACGGCAGCAACAAAAGTGGCTGAGTGACACGAGCTGCAGATTCTCGAACAGATACCAACTCGTCAAACCAAGAAAGAGAATTGTAGAGTTGGAACCGATCTGATCCAATATCGGTCGCCTGTTGGGTGCTGATACTGACGTAATTCACTCATCGGATATCGGACTGACATTGCCGATCCACATACCGATCCAGATTCCATTGTCTGATGTTTTTATAAAGgtaatataaatatgtaatgatGCACCTTTAAGTGCAACATTTACGCCCAGAGCCAAAATGTTGTAGCACACCATTAGTAATTAAACAGTTCTTCAAAGTAGCCccggtattttattttatttttttgtttttgtttttgtttggagtTAGATGTGTAGGCGGAGCTCGCTGTCACTAGCTCCATCAGCCTGCTACTGATGGAGCTAGTGACATTTGGCTAAGAAGGGCTGTGTAGTTTACTCATGTAACCTTACACACAAtaccaacagcaacaaaaacttataaaatgaataataatatttaagaaaaaaaaagaattctgGTATCGACGGTTACCCAAATTCAGGTATCGGAATTGGATCGGAGCTGAAAAAAGTGGATCGGTGCATCTCTAGAACGTAGCAACAGTAATAGCAGCATTTTGGTGGGGCAGTAGTGGCGGAGTGGTGATTACCTTTGAGCATCTCTGGTTCCTTTTACGAGTTAAAGTTAAACCTGTTCCTGAGACTAATATTGGCTAGGCCTTTCCATAAAATGTGTgaagttttatttatgttttgaaacTATTGCCGCAGCCAGCAACTCGGCTAGGCACGCAAAGCACTGCTTTTCACCGTAATATTCAAATAAGCACTTAGGAGGATGAAGTCGGCCTGTACGCCAACCAAATAAGTCTGTGACCTGTGTGTCAAAGCAGTGATTAGAGAATATTAACctcttatttattcatctgcTATTTATTAATACTCTGGCACTTTGAAATCTTTAGTGAAAACCGTAATGGGGAGGTTTCTTTACAGGTAAGATTTAATTATGTGTCTGTTCGATTAGGGCTTTCTTGTTCTCACTTGTCAGGATCGATCGGTAGTGCTTTGCTTTGTTCCTGGGTGGAGGGTGGAGTTGAATCTTGAcaatagttttttttagttaaacTTCTCTTTATCTTTGGTAAGCCGGTAGTCTTACTAAACCATAAGCTGCTGTGTTTAAGGCCGACGACCAGACAGTCAACATATTCCAGAGCTGTTCTCGACACTGGATGAGTGCGGTTCAGCTGTGTCGTACTTTGTGATAATTACATACTAGTCATCTCCTGTCCAAGGTGCTCTTAATGAAAGTCTTCTTCCTAGAGGATCTTATGATTTGTGTGTTCACAATGTATACCTCTTGTTGAGTAGTGGAGGTGCCTGTGGCTTCTGCGTAATGGCTGAAGCCAGGATGGTCCACCCCCTTCACCGAGAAAACCTCTGCGCcgaaacagagaaacaggcttCTCACTCTTCATccaagaaagagagaattgCTTGCTTTTTTGCATTCGGTTGAAAATGAGGCAGACATAACTGTCTCcggtctccctctctttcagaCAAAGCCGATGAGACATGTTTAGCAGGTGCATTTCCTTATGTCTTGTCTTATATTATTGAAGCATTTGTCAGGACTTGCCCAAATGCCTTATCAGGGTGATGAACTTTCCGGTTGCACATCTAGGCTCACCTGtctaaaaaaagacaaatgcaacTTGCAGAAATGAATTAGGGCTTAAAATTGCTGTCCAGTCCCACACGAGTTGTGACTGTCTGCTATTTTTACGAAATAatagaaaaaactgaaattcctTATACAGTATAAGTAAGAATGAATGAGAGGGACCTCTCAACGGAAATTTGGTGGGTAATGATGAATCAACTTTTGCATAAGTAAGCAGATCCAAACTTGTTACTGTCTCATTAATGAcattgttgtaatatttgtcACACTGGCTCTTTTTCAGTGcaattatttttacagtgttaaCTTCTTGAAGTTTGAATGCCTTAAAAACTGGCACATTTTTTCAAGGAATGTTTTTTGCCCACTGTATGTACCGTAAATAAACCAAATTTTCTACTTGTGGGAAAGtatgttttgttgtcatttttgttggAATTCTGTAATATTCCCTATTcctaaaatgaataataaaaatttaaaaaatagactGTCATACAATTTCTGCAATATTCTGTGTTGGTCAGTGAATTTGTGAGTTAACTTGGTATAGCTTGCATTATGTATGAACAGtaccattaaaaaaagacacttaaGCACAGCTGCCTGTGTTAACATACCTCATACAGTGACAGATATACTCAAAAATCATTCGAAAGCAACATATTGACAGCAATCACTTTTCTGATTTTGGATGCATTGCCcttgttatgtttttatctcCAGCTGCATTTATCTGATATTTTGGATATGGTGCGCAGCTTTCAAGGAATCCTGTTTTGGGACATGTCGTGCTTGTAAATAGTGGCCTTTCACCTACATACCTACCGATGGGGATCAACCCATCAGTAAGTACGTCATGCTTGGCTCACTTATCACACACATCGCACAAGGTTGTAAGGGAACTATACATGTGACACCACCATACATATTTAGAATAGTTGCAGACATTGTTGGGACGTGAGCTGTTTACTCGCTAGACCTGAGATTCACATGAGAGAGGATGGCACAAGGTATGCCATGATGCTGCGCATAGCACGTGGGCTTCCCTGCCTCTACGAGCTGTTAAGTCAAGTCTGACTTCTTGATGGGGGCAGCAAGATGGCCTAGTGGTTGAAGATATCACCATTCAGCCAGATGATCCAGGTGCAAGCCCTGTAGTGAGTAAGTGTCTGTCCTGCTGGGCAGGGCCGGAGTTGGACTCATCttcagccctggagtttcatAACTCAAACCGGCCCGCTTATATTAAACAAAccaattatattaaaataataagtattaATGAATAATAAGTATTAAAATAATGTGATTACAACCTTAGTATGTATGTCTGCCACAAGACAAAGTTTCTCACACTCAGGTGGCGTTGCATTATGCTCAGGGGTAGAATTGGGTTTTGTTAGGAGGGGGAGCCCTTGTCTACATATTGCTGTCAATGGTCAACATTTTTC is a genomic window of Myripristis murdjan chromosome 15, fMyrMur1.1, whole genome shotgun sequence containing:
- the scdb gene encoding stearoyl-CoA desaturase b — encoded protein: MTETETMIQHASSSRQQSGDAMTATSTVEDVFDDTYREKEGPKPPRRLVWRNIILMSLLHIGALYGLILIPTASLLTVAWSVVCFLISALGVTAGAHRLWSHRSYKASFPLRTFLALANSMAFQNDIYEWARDHRVHHKYSETDADPHNAMRGFFFAHIGWLLVRKHPDVIEKGRKLDLSDLKADTVVMLQRRYYKLSVVVLCFLVPMLVPWYLWGESLVVGYFLPGLLRYTLVLNATWLVNSAAHMWGNRPYDKTINPRENPFVSFSAVGEGFHNYHHTFPFDYATSEFGCRLNLTTAFIDTMCFLGLASDCKKVSREVILARMQRTGDGSNKSG